Proteins encoded within one genomic window of Rhodohalobacter sp. SW132:
- the pstS gene encoding phosphate ABC transporter substrate-binding protein PstS, giving the protein MNSSRFFLLLLIGAFLMLSCGGNGDHTPSADRVNILGAGATFPAPLITAMADDYRDITNRRVTVNYQSIGSGGGIRQFMEQTVMFGMSEAFLSEDVMAGIESQTGGRAFNLPITLADVVPTYNLPGIEKGLVFNGDVLVGIFLGEITRWNAPEIAELNPDVDLPNRSITVVHRSDGSGTTNVWTSYLSRVSDRWRERVGFATSVNWPTGIGGNGNEGVAGAVLNTPGAIGYNSLSYAILNDMSYGYLMNSSGNVIEPSFEATTEAANIELPDDTRILFTNTPAENGYPIAGFAWMLVYENMDQNNAISNRNEAEELLNFIIWSITDGQEISESLGFAKIPDTAHEKNIAMIRQIKWDGDEIGAEILRDQGMID; this is encoded by the coding sequence ATGAATAGTTCACGATTTTTTTTATTACTCCTCATTGGCGCGTTTCTTATGCTTTCCTGCGGAGGGAACGGTGACCATACTCCATCAGCGGATCGCGTTAACATTTTGGGAGCGGGGGCCACATTCCCCGCACCATTGATTACCGCCATGGCAGATGACTACAGAGATATTACCAACAGGCGGGTAACTGTGAACTATCAGTCCATCGGTTCGGGTGGCGGAATTCGGCAGTTTATGGAACAGACTGTAATGTTCGGGATGAGCGAAGCATTTTTGTCAGAGGATGTTATGGCAGGTATCGAAAGTCAAACAGGCGGGCGTGCATTTAATCTGCCCATAACGCTGGCAGATGTTGTGCCGACATACAATCTTCCCGGTATTGAAAAGGGATTGGTATTTAACGGTGATGTGCTGGTTGGGATATTCCTGGGTGAAATCACGCGGTGGAATGCTCCCGAAATTGCTGAACTAAATCCGGATGTTGATCTTCCAAATCGCAGCATCACAGTGGTTCATCGCTCCGATGGCTCCGGCACAACTAACGTATGGACAAGTTACCTCAGCCGTGTTTCCGACAGATGGAGAGAGAGGGTTGGGTTTGCAACCAGCGTGAACTGGCCGACGGGGATTGGCGGTAATGGAAACGAAGGCGTAGCGGGAGCCGTATTGAACACTCCCGGCGCAATAGGATACAACAGCTTGTCTTACGCCATTCTAAACGACATGTCATACGGTTATTTAATGAATAGTTCCGGCAATGTAATTGAGCCGAGCTTTGAAGCCACAACTGAGGCGGCTAATATCGAACTCCCCGATGATACCCGGATTCTGTTTACAAATACACCGGCTGAAAATGGATATCCTATTGCCGGGTTCGCCTGGATGCTGGTGTATGAAAATATGGATCAAAACAACGCAATCAGCAATCGAAATGAGGCGGAAGAGCTGCTGAATTTTATCATCTGGAGCATTACCGATGGTCAGGAGATTTCAGAGTCACTCGGTTTTGCAAAAATTCCGGATACAGCCCATGAAAAAAATATTGCGATGATCCGGCAAATAAAATGGGACGGTGATGAAATCGGTGCAGAGATTTTGCGAGACCAGGGGATGATAGATTAG
- the pstC gene encoding phosphate ABC transporter permease subunit PstC yields the protein MDPENSQLSKKRSFRETYVDALYKWLGDRVFTTVVVGLGITIILITLGMALVLYLEGSDALGEFGLFGFIQGTTWDPAVQLLFGAWPFMFGTLVTSVLALAISFFPAIAVAIFSAEYAAGWLAEIIDNLIKLIAAIPSVVIGIWGIFILAPWLRDTIYEPIYFWTETNYPDMLHILGNPMGYGMATATIVLSLMILPYTTALAKDAIKAVPKDQREASWALGSTRWEVIRMAVIPYARGGIMAGAILSLGRAIGETMAVAMLIGNKNTLPFSVFGAGATMPSVIVNEFREAVESLHLSSLMAIGFVLFLIALIVNLTAAYIQRRLSIDGGQVI from the coding sequence ATGGATCCTGAAAATTCGCAGTTAAGTAAAAAGAGAAGTTTCAGAGAAACGTACGTTGACGCTCTCTACAAGTGGCTGGGTGACAGAGTATTTACTACTGTAGTGGTTGGCTTGGGTATAACAATCATACTGATTACACTTGGTATGGCTCTTGTTCTGTACCTTGAGGGTAGCGATGCTCTGGGTGAATTCGGTCTGTTCGGATTTATTCAGGGCACCACGTGGGACCCCGCCGTCCAGCTCCTGTTTGGCGCCTGGCCGTTTATGTTTGGAACACTGGTCACCAGCGTTTTAGCACTGGCAATCTCGTTTTTTCCGGCAATAGCGGTTGCCATCTTCTCAGCTGAATATGCGGCCGGATGGCTCGCCGAAATTATTGATAACCTGATCAAGCTGATTGCAGCAATCCCGAGTGTGGTGATAGGAATCTGGGGAATATTTATACTCGCCCCCTGGCTCAGGGATACTATTTACGAACCGATTTACTTCTGGACGGAAACCAACTACCCGGACATGCTGCATATCCTTGGAAACCCAATGGGTTATGGGATGGCAACCGCAACGATTGTGCTTTCGTTGATGATTTTGCCCTACACAACCGCTTTGGCAAAGGATGCCATCAAGGCAGTGCCTAAAGATCAAAGAGAGGCTTCCTGGGCGCTGGGTTCCACAAGATGGGAGGTGATCAGAATGGCAGTTATTCCCTACGCACGTGGCGGAATCATGGCTGGTGCAATTCTCTCCTTAGGCCGGGCAATCGGTGAAACAATGGCGGTGGCGATGTTAATCGGAAATAAAAATACCCTTCCATTTTCGGTATTCGGTGCCGGCGCAACCATGCCGTCGGTAATTGTAAACGAGTTTAGAGAAGCGGTGGAAAGCCTTCACCTTTCAAGCCTGATGGCAATCGGATTTGTACTCTTCCTGATTGCCCTCATCGTTAATCTGACAGCGGCCTACATTCAACGCAGGCTTTCAATTGATGGGGGACAGGTTATATGA
- the pstA gene encoding phosphate ABC transporter permease PstA encodes MKSLKRRKIHDRIMVGLLSLSTIVVLLPLVIIIVHVFVEGFSALSYDFFTEELGSPSRAIQGRPTGLVHTIIGTIVVDSMALFIAVPVGIGAGMMLSEYPEHLLNPSLRIMNDTLNGMPAILKGLFIFVLIVKPMGTFSGIAGSVALAVVMLPIIARTTESALQAIPWTIREAGLALGIPRWRVVLSTVMPTAKAGLITGVLLAFARAAGEAAPLLFTSFGDNYLPNSWLGFIFSPTDTLPQRLYSLAISPYEQWHSMGWAAAIVLFMLVIFTFIIARLLARDKFRKQA; translated from the coding sequence ATGAAAAGCCTGAAACGCAGGAAGATTCATGACCGCATCATGGTGGGGCTTCTCAGCCTCTCAACCATAGTTGTACTTTTGCCACTGGTAATAATAATCGTCCACGTTTTTGTGGAAGGATTCAGCGCACTCAGCTACGATTTTTTTACAGAAGAGCTGGGCTCCCCATCAAGAGCGATCCAGGGTCGTCCAACCGGGCTGGTGCACACTATTATTGGTACAATTGTTGTTGATTCGATGGCTCTGTTCATTGCCGTTCCGGTAGGTATCGGGGCTGGGATGATGCTGAGTGAATATCCCGAGCATTTGTTAAATCCATCTCTTCGAATAATGAACGACACGCTGAATGGTATGCCGGCTATTTTGAAAGGGCTGTTTATATTCGTCCTTATCGTTAAACCGATGGGGACATTTTCCGGTATAGCGGGTAGTGTGGCTCTCGCAGTGGTGATGCTTCCCATAATTGCGCGAACTACAGAAAGCGCACTTCAAGCCATACCATGGACAATACGCGAAGCTGGACTAGCTTTGGGAATACCACGCTGGCGGGTTGTGCTCTCCACCGTGATGCCTACGGCAAAAGCGGGTTTGATAACCGGTGTACTGCTTGCATTTGCTCGGGCGGCAGGAGAAGCGGCTCCGCTTCTGTTTACATCTTTCGGTGACAATTACCTACCTAACAGCTGGCTGGGATTTATATTCAGCCCAACGGATACACTTCCACAACGACTTTACAGCCTGGCAATCAGTCCATACGAGCAATGGCACAGCATGGGTTGGGCTGCAGCTATTGTTTTGTTTATGCTGGTTATTTTCACATTTATCATTGCGCGGCTGCTGGCTCGTGATAAATTCAGAAAACAGGCTTAA
- the pstB gene encoding phosphate ABC transporter ATP-binding protein PstB — translation MSSKLETKNLTVKYGDVFGVEGISLAAANHSVTALIGPSGCGKTTYLRALNRMHDLTREAKVEGEVLFEGKNIYDEDVNPVTVRRKIGMVFQKPTPFPTMSIYDNVVAGLKLVGIKNKAHLEEVCEKALRQAALFEEVKDRLNTAAVSLSGGQQQRLSIARALAVEPEVLLMDEPTSSLDPQATLRIEELIQSLKKDVTIIIITHNMQQAARVSDKTAFFYEGNLIEVGNTKTIFTSPEKKQTEDYITGKFG, via the coding sequence ATGAGTTCAAAGTTAGAGACGAAAAATTTAACCGTAAAATATGGCGATGTCTTCGGGGTTGAAGGGATTTCACTTGCAGCTGCGAACCATTCAGTGACAGCATTGATCGGGCCTTCAGGTTGCGGAAAAACTACATATTTGAGAGCGTTGAACAGAATGCACGATCTTACCCGCGAAGCAAAAGTGGAGGGGGAAGTGCTTTTTGAGGGCAAAAATATCTATGATGAGGATGTAAACCCGGTAACGGTACGGCGCAAAATCGGGATGGTTTTTCAGAAACCTACCCCGTTTCCTACGATGTCGATTTATGACAATGTAGTTGCCGGGCTCAAACTTGTGGGAATAAAAAACAAGGCCCATCTTGAGGAAGTCTGTGAAAAAGCTCTAAGGCAGGCCGCGCTTTTCGAAGAAGTAAAAGACCGCCTCAACACAGCGGCAGTTAGCCTGTCAGGTGGACAGCAGCAACGCCTTTCAATCGCACGGGCACTTGCCGTGGAACCAGAGGTGCTTTTGATGGATGAGCCAACAAGTTCGTTAGATCCACAGGCAACCCTGAGAATTGAAGAGCTGATTCAAAGCCTGAAAAAAGATGTGACCATCATCATTATTACACATAATATGCAGCAAGCTGCCCGGGTTTCCGATAAAACGGCTTTCTTTTATGAAGGAAATCTTATTGAAGTAGGCAACACGAAAACAATTTTTACAAGCCCTGAAAAAAAACAGACTGAAGATTATATTACCGGAAAGTTTGGTTAA
- the phoU gene encoding phosphate signaling complex protein PhoU, with the protein MTTAIQENLLKLHSKLNRMSELVLEAVNESVDSLLDKDVEKAKRIKKGDKQINSIRWEIEEDCINLIATQQPVASDLRELIALLYIITELERIGDYAAGIAKLTIVMGDEPHIKPLIDIPRMRDIAVEMIESSMEAYIDKDERAARAIHIQDDAIDDLYKQVNRELISFMIENPSTITRCTYLVWIAHNIERMGDRVTNICERIIYLATGERADDL; encoded by the coding sequence ATGACGACTGCAATACAGGAAAACCTTTTAAAACTTCATAGCAAACTGAATCGTATGTCAGAATTGGTTCTGGAGGCTGTGAATGAATCCGTCGATTCTTTATTGGATAAAGATGTTGAAAAAGCCAAACGGATCAAGAAAGGCGATAAACAAATAAATAGTATTCGATGGGAGATTGAGGAAGACTGCATCAATTTGATTGCCACGCAGCAGCCTGTTGCGTCTGACTTGCGCGAGCTGATCGCACTATTATATATCATTACAGAACTGGAACGAATCGGCGATTATGCGGCCGGTATCGCAAAGCTTACCATTGTTATGGGTGATGAACCTCACATTAAGCCTTTGATCGACATTCCAAGAATGAGAGATATTGCTGTTGAAATGATTGAAAGCTCAATGGAGGCTTACATAGATAAAGATGAGAGAGCAGCTCGTGCGATTCATATACAGGATGATGCTATTGATGATCTGTATAAACAGGTAAACAGAGAACTCATATCGTTTATGATTGAAAACCCTTCAACGATCACACGATGCACCTATCTTGTCTGGATAGCCCATAATATTGAAAGAATGGGAGATCGGGTAACCAATATTTGCGAACGGATCATTTATCTTGCAACCGGAGAGCGCGCGGACGATCTTTGA
- a CDS encoding Na/Pi cotransporter family protein, whose protein sequence is MNYTFFDFLQLVGSLGIFIYGMKIFSDGLQKVAGGKLRAILKGMTTTRLRGIITGFGATTVTQSSTTTTVMVVSFVNAGLITFIESTGVIMGANIGTTVTAWMVSIFGFKMQITPIAIAMIGIFFPFMFFGREKFRNLAEAMIGFGILFIGLEFIKNAVPNIDDNPEMFMFLDGFTEFGFLSILIFVLAGTVLTLLTQSSSAATAITLVMLFQGWIDFPIAAAMILGENIGTTVTANIAAIIGNVHAKRAARFHLIFNLFGVIWMLIVLQPFLVGIDNIMSFFAPEAGSVFEAADEIGRANATLALSLFHTTFNVLNVLILFAFVPRIISLVEKVQKESKTSDDKFRLQYISSGMMSSPEMSIEQARKEIELFAKLIDKMHFSFQGLFYKKQKKHEKFLKKIKKREQITDNIELEIAEYLTKISSFNLSDRATRQIRAMHSMINDLERVGDIYFQMSKTFEQMQNEDIKLPKDAAKEIGQMLDLLHNAIRHVRHNLDKTNGEFDLDKAIIIEKEINDMRDKLMDQHYKRLEENAYSNKAGFIYLDYLNRMEKIGDHLFNVSEALAGRKVKSAYSRVMEDRN, encoded by the coding sequence ATGAATTACACGTTTTTTGATTTTCTACAGCTGGTTGGCTCGCTCGGGATATTTATTTATGGGATGAAAATTTTCAGCGACGGCCTGCAAAAGGTCGCAGGTGGGAAGCTCCGCGCAATCCTTAAAGGGATGACCACCACCAGGCTTCGGGGCATTATTACGGGCTTTGGGGCAACTACAGTAACTCAATCATCTACCACTACAACTGTGATGGTGGTTAGTTTCGTAAATGCCGGACTGATTACCTTTATCGAATCCACAGGCGTGATTATGGGGGCCAATATCGGTACCACCGTCACTGCGTGGATGGTCTCGATTTTTGGGTTTAAGATGCAAATAACGCCCATTGCGATTGCCATGATTGGAATCTTTTTCCCCTTCATGTTTTTTGGTCGGGAAAAATTCCGGAATCTTGCAGAAGCGATGATCGGGTTCGGTATTCTGTTTATTGGATTGGAATTTATCAAGAATGCTGTTCCAAACATTGATGATAATCCCGAAATGTTTATGTTCCTCGACGGGTTTACGGAATTCGGGTTTCTTTCGATTCTGATTTTTGTCCTGGCAGGAACAGTCCTTACACTGCTTACGCAATCTTCCTCAGCAGCAACGGCAATTACACTGGTAATGCTTTTCCAGGGGTGGATCGATTTCCCGATTGCTGCAGCTATGATCCTGGGTGAAAATATTGGCACGACGGTTACGGCGAATATAGCGGCTATCATCGGTAATGTTCACGCAAAACGCGCTGCCCGTTTCCATTTAATTTTCAATCTATTCGGTGTGATATGGATGCTTATTGTCCTGCAGCCGTTTCTTGTGGGCATTGATAACATTATGAGCTTCTTTGCACCGGAAGCCGGTTCCGTTTTTGAGGCGGCGGATGAAATTGGACGCGCAAACGCAACGCTGGCTCTGTCGCTATTTCATACCACATTTAATGTGCTTAACGTTCTTATACTTTTTGCATTCGTACCGCGCATTATTTCGCTTGTAGAAAAAGTTCAGAAGGAGTCAAAAACTTCGGATGACAAATTCCGGCTTCAGTACATTTCATCCGGTATGATGTCATCTCCGGAAATGTCGATCGAGCAGGCACGAAAAGAGATTGAACTATTTGCGAAACTGATAGATAAGATGCATTTCAGCTTCCAGGGACTCTTTTATAAAAAACAGAAGAAGCATGAGAAATTCCTGAAGAAAATTAAAAAACGGGAGCAGATTACTGACAATATAGAATTGGAAATTGCTGAATATCTGACGAAAATTTCCAGCTTTAATTTATCAGACAGAGCGACACGGCAAATCCGGGCCATGCACAGTATGATCAACGACCTTGAACGGGTAGGGGATATCTACTTCCAGATGTCGAAAACGTTTGAGCAGATGCAGAATGAGGATATAAAACTGCCGAAAGATGCAGCCAAAGAGATCGGGCAGATGCTCGACCTTCTTCACAATGCAATTCGTCACGTTCGTCACAACCTGGACAAAACAAACGGGGAGTTTGATCTCGATAAAGCGATTATAATTGAGAAAGAGATCAATGATATGCGGGATAAGCTCATGGATCAACATTATAAACGTCTCGAGGAAAACGCATACTCCAACAAAGCAGGATTCATTTACCTTGACTACCTGAACCGGATGGAGAAAATCGGTGATCACCTGTTTAACGTCAGTGAAGCCCTTGCCGGGCGAAAGGTGAAATCAGCCTACTCCCGGGTGATGGAAGATCGCAACTAA
- a CDS encoding NYN domain-containing protein → MDTKNTQKLAILIDADNAQPSITEKLLAEIAKYGTANVKRIYGDWTLPQLRGWKDILLQHSIQPIQQFGYTKGKNATDSALIIDAMDLLYTGEFDGFCLVSSDSDFTKLAARIRESGLTVYGFGEKKTPDPFVAACDKFIYTEVLKDDPDEKTHKKRQPINELKQDTKLVNLVRNAIEAASDESGWAHLAPVGSYIAKQSPGFDPRNYGFQKLGELVKAMKLFDIEERSVGEGQSKAIYIKDKRL, encoded by the coding sequence ATGGATACGAAAAACACGCAAAAACTGGCCATACTCATAGACGCGGATAATGCCCAGCCATCCATCACCGAGAAACTTCTTGCTGAAATTGCCAAATATGGCACTGCAAATGTAAAACGAATTTATGGTGACTGGACCCTTCCGCAACTTCGCGGATGGAAAGACATTTTATTGCAGCATTCGATCCAGCCGATTCAGCAGTTTGGCTATACCAAGGGGAAAAATGCGACAGACAGCGCACTCATCATCGACGCAATGGATCTGCTTTACACTGGTGAATTCGATGGATTTTGCCTGGTAAGCAGCGACAGTGACTTTACCAAACTGGCAGCAAGAATTCGCGAATCGGGCCTGACTGTCTACGGTTTTGGCGAGAAGAAAACACCCGATCCGTTTGTTGCGGCGTGCGATAAATTCATCTACACGGAGGTGCTTAAGGATGATCCTGATGAAAAAACCCATAAGAAGCGACAACCGATCAACGAACTCAAGCAGGACACCAAACTCGTAAACCTGGTTCGAAATGCTATCGAGGCAGCATCGGATGAGAGCGGCTGGGCGCATCTTGCCCCTGTCGGGAGCTACATTGCAAAACAGTCGCCTGGATTTGATCCGAGAAATTACGGCTTCCAAAAACTGGGAGAGCTTGTGAAAGCGATGAAGCTTTTTGATATCGAAGAGCGATCGGTTGGCGAGGGCCAGTCAAAAGCGATCTATATTAAAGATAAACGATTGTAG
- a CDS encoding cold-shock protein, with product MSKQQGKVKWFDAEKGFGFIQPDEGGKDIFVHRNNIENLGFQEGLEDGEAVEFNVEETPKGLSATDVVSLIYE from the coding sequence ATGAGTAAGCAACAAGGTAAAGTAAAATGGTTCGACGCAGAAAAAGGTTTTGGATTTATTCAACCAGATGAAGGCGGAAAAGACATTTTTGTACACAGAAACAACATCGAGAATCTTGGATTTCAGGAAGGCCTGGAAGACGGTGAAGCTGTTGAATTTAACGTTGAAGAGACACCAAAAGGTCTCAGTGCAACGGACGTAGTAAGCCTGATTTACGAATAG
- a CDS encoding carbohydrate binding family 9 domain-containing protein, translated as MISAIPGLLFIFLIPQTALNINDPIYLTRITSPIVIDGHVDEPAWDAIDPVPMVSYDPVSGLPPSEPTEIRIGYDDYYIYASIRAYDSNPSGIRANTLTRDRLSGDDVFHILLDTYNDNESAMAFTITPTGAKRDATISNDGEGPRAMNADFMTYWDVATHFNDEGWFAEVRIPFSSLGFQDDNGRVEMGILFQRGIARKNERVTFPEVPANVSRPFFKPSLGQRIVFEGIYSSRPLHFTPYLLGGLEQNYRINEDQAGFSRIDDTTLEAGFDIKYGITNNLTLDLTVNTDFAQVEADDQQVNLTRFNLFFPEKRQFFQERSGIFEFNTGENGCLFHSRRIGLSSTGEQVRILGGGRLTGRVGSWDIGLLNMQTDRYQNIDTENFGVLRLRRELFNPYSFAGAMATSRINSEGYYNLGLGADGNIRFRGDDYLSYVWAFTMDEQVGRQSLTDASKLRIHVERRSRRGFSYETTAGYSGETYNPGMGFVPRSNYYMAAQALRYGWLPGSQSSLLWHSIQVEGEAYWNATTNSPETIEFGPSWSATTRLGASFNASATWYYEAVPFNFRLLGSTTIEEGTYEFFRGMVSYQMPSTRLFRTRFEVDAGTFYNGRLITTRIAPTWNVSRHLELEASYLYNLLDAGTEKDWFSVHVAQLRMRTALNTRLSTNAFFQFNSSANGVTANVRFRYNFRDGNDFWIVFNEAINTNRDRVLPVLPRLNTRTLMVKYTHTFHR; from the coding sequence ATGATTTCTGCAATTCCAGGGTTGCTGTTTATTTTTCTGATTCCACAAACTGCTCTGAATATAAATGACCCAATATATCTGACCCGAATCACCAGTCCGATAGTGATTGATGGTCATGTGGATGAACCCGCATGGGATGCCATCGACCCGGTTCCAATGGTGTCTTATGATCCGGTTTCCGGGCTGCCTCCATCCGAGCCAACTGAAATCCGCATCGGTTACGATGACTATTATATCTATGCATCTATCCGGGCGTATGACTCCAACCCCTCTGGCATTCGGGCTAATACACTTACCCGTGATCGCCTCAGCGGAGATGATGTTTTTCACATCCTGCTGGATACGTATAATGATAATGAGTCGGCCATGGCTTTTACCATCACACCTACCGGGGCCAAACGGGATGCAACCATCTCGAACGATGGTGAAGGCCCGCGAGCCATGAATGCAGACTTCATGACCTACTGGGATGTTGCCACACACTTTAATGATGAAGGCTGGTTTGCTGAGGTCCGCATCCCCTTTTCCAGCCTCGGTTTTCAGGATGATAACGGCCGGGTGGAAATGGGAATCTTATTTCAGCGGGGAATTGCAAGAAAGAACGAGCGGGTAACTTTTCCTGAAGTACCAGCCAATGTTTCAAGGCCATTTTTCAAACCATCGTTAGGCCAGCGAATTGTTTTTGAGGGAATCTACAGCAGTCGTCCGTTGCACTTTACGCCCTACCTGCTCGGTGGACTGGAACAAAATTACCGCATCAATGAAGATCAAGCCGGCTTTTCAAGAATTGATGATACTACACTGGAAGCCGGTTTTGACATTAAATATGGCATTACGAACAACCTTACACTCGACCTGACAGTAAACACCGACTTCGCCCAGGTTGAAGCGGATGATCAACAGGTCAACCTAACACGTTTCAATCTTTTTTTCCCGGAAAAGCGCCAGTTCTTTCAGGAACGGTCCGGTATTTTTGAATTTAACACGGGCGAAAACGGATGCCTGTTTCACAGCCGGAGAATCGGGCTGAGCAGCACAGGCGAACAAGTTCGTATTCTTGGCGGCGGACGCCTGACCGGCAGGGTTGGGTCCTGGGATATCGGCCTTCTCAACATGCAAACCGACCGATATCAAAACATCGACACGGAAAATTTTGGTGTACTCAGGTTGCGCCGCGAACTCTTCAATCCTTATTCGTTTGCAGGTGCAATGGCCACTTCACGAATCAATTCTGAAGGATACTACAATCTTGGCCTCGGTGCAGATGGGAATATCCGTTTCCGGGGGGATGATTACCTATCCTATGTTTGGGCATTCACTATGGATGAACAAGTGGGCAGACAATCGCTTACAGATGCTTCAAAATTGCGAATCCATGTTGAGCGAAGGTCCCGCAGGGGATTTTCCTACGAAACCACGGCCGGCTACTCCGGCGAAACGTATAATCCCGGAATGGGTTTTGTTCCCAGAAGCAACTACTACATGGCCGCCCAGGCTTTGCGATATGGCTGGCTGCCTGGCAGTCAGTCTTCCCTGCTTTGGCATTCAATACAGGTTGAAGGAGAAGCCTACTGGAATGCTACCACCAACAGCCCGGAAACCATTGAGTTTGGCCCGTCATGGTCAGCAACCACAAGGCTGGGGGCTTCGTTTAACGCCTCTGCAACCTGGTACTATGAAGCTGTGCCATTCAATTTCCGGCTTCTGGGAAGCACCACCATCGAAGAAGGTACCTATGAATTTTTCCGGGGTATGGTTAGCTACCAGATGCCATCTACCCGACTATTCAGAACACGGTTTGAAGTGGATGCGGGCACATTTTACAACGGCCGGCTGATCACTACGCGAATTGCACCCACCTGGAATGTATCTCGCCATCTGGAACTGGAAGCCTCCTACCTCTACAACCTGCTGGATGCCGGCACAGAAAAAGACTGGTTTTCTGTGCATGTTGCCCAGCTTCGGATGCGTACAGCCCTGAACACCCGGCTCTCTACAAATGCATTTTTTCAATTTAACTCATCTGCCAATGGGGTTACGGCAAATGTTCGATTCAGATATAACTTCCGGGATGGCAATGATTTTTGGATTGTATTCAACGAAGCAATAAACACCAACCGGGACAGGGTACTGCCAGTACTCCCGAGATTAAACACCAGAACGTTGATGGTAAAATACACGCACACCTTTCACCGGTAA
- a CDS encoding sulfite exporter TauE/SafE family protein, with amino-acid sequence MDNHTSIYSDPFLEHYKTARRLFWGIGIMLLGIIIAGFWNFHLVDGFGRDFIAGRTIGDTGLLADTYGERGGGFGFVFAAIAGLAATFTACNCVAFAMIPGLACSTDKQATRKTAIRAIIAFTLPVLAIGAAYGVFVGFLGSDGVAAINERAVRLAQAQAVFSIIGAVMIFWGLIELGYLKWFTKHVSPLTREFFSSSIAKAGLMGVLVGLFAVGRPFPVFREFMTYAAAADSPAYGAAVMTMHGLGQIAVLLGLFFLLVWLAGDMMVNWATEKPWQPRMVTALALLGGGAYFVFYWGIAFIYDVGRWGFKLGWYG; translated from the coding sequence ATGGACAATCACACTTCGATCTATTCAGATCCATTTCTCGAACATTACAAAACCGCCAGGCGGCTATTTTGGGGTATAGGCATCATGCTACTTGGTATAATCATTGCCGGATTCTGGAACTTCCACCTCGTGGATGGTTTCGGGCGGGACTTTATTGCCGGTCGAACCATCGGAGATACCGGACTTCTTGCCGATACATATGGTGAACGGGGTGGTGGTTTTGGATTTGTATTTGCTGCTATTGCCGGGCTTGCAGCCACCTTCACGGCCTGCAATTGTGTGGCCTTTGCGATGATTCCCGGGCTGGCCTGTTCTACCGATAAACAAGCAACAAGAAAAACAGCCATCCGGGCTATCATAGCATTTACACTGCCGGTTTTGGCAATCGGCGCTGCTTATGGCGTGTTTGTTGGTTTCCTCGGATCGGACGGAGTTGCTGCCATAAATGAGCGTGCCGTACGCCTGGCACAAGCCCAGGCTGTTTTTTCCATCATCGGGGCAGTTATGATTTTTTGGGGATTGATTGAACTGGGTTATCTCAAATGGTTTACCAAACACGTAAGCCCGTTAACCCGGGAATTCTTCAGCTCTTCAATTGCTAAAGCCGGTCTGATGGGTGTCTTGGTCGGCCTTTTTGCAGTGGGAAGACCCTTTCCGGTATTCCGTGAATTTATGACCTACGCTGCCGCAGCGGATAGCCCTGCCTATGGTGCTGCAGTAATGACCATGCATGGCTTGGGGCAGATCGCCGTACTGCTTGGCTTATTCTTCCTGCTTGTATGGCTTGCCGGTGACATGATGGTAAACTGGGCAACGGAAAAACCGTGGCAGCCACGGATGGTTACAGCCCTGGCTCTGCTTGGTGGTGGCGCCTACTTCGTATTCTATTGGGGCATAGCATTTATCTATGATGTAGGCCGTTGGGGATTTAAGCTGGGTTGGTACGGGTGA